The DNA segment CGTTGTAGTGTACAAACTAACTATCAAAATTTACACAATTAAATGATTAGACCCTTTACTACATATCTTGCAGACTTATATTAACATTATAAGATTGACCATTATTTCCAGTTGGTTTCTTTGTTATATTAAGGCCTGTTCCTTTATATGCTTTATCTATACAAACTGTTCCATTTTGACCTATTTTAGGATCGATTATTATATTAAATTCTTTATTATCATATTTGATAGTATATTTTGTTGGCTTTAATTTAGATATAGGAAGTAAATTGATACTGGCATTTGGAAGTGTGCTCTCATTGTACGTTGCAGCCCCTATATAACTATATTTATTGGTTAATGTATAAGCACAACCAGGTTTAATATTAAGATTTGCTGATCCACTTTCACATTTAGAGTTAGCTTTCCATCCTGTAATTGCTCTATATTTAGGCAACTCTAGATTCTTATATATACTAAAAAAGGTTATAGTAGCATAAGTTTTATAATTTGAAAAAATATTTTTATCCCCAACTTGTGGGTTTTCAGTTACCATGCCCATATCTGTACATATGCCTGATAAAGCTGAGAGTTTTGGGCGATTAGGGCCTGTATATTTATAATCCTTAGGCAAAATTTTAATGACTAAATTTGTGCTATTATCTAATTTTTGTAAAACGATATCATTCCTTGCTGTAGCATCTGAGTTTGGAGCAGAATATGCAGCGGAGTACTTATTTATAACCCAGCTATAATCTTGCAAATTTTTATCCATATTGTCCTTTAAGCCAGCAAGTAACTGTTGGCTGATAAAATTGGTAACCATATCAGCCTCACTTCCTGGAATATCAGTTGTACCATCGCCTATATTACCTAGTGTACCATCATAGGTATAAAAATACTTTCCTGGAGGTGCTGTATTTTTATACACAGCACCTGGGGTTAGATTGCCGCCACCTGTAGCAGCCTTAGCTACAAATAATGTTATTTTTTCAGGTGCAGTTACTGCTTTATTATAATTCCAAGTATTTTTTTTAGACCCATTATCAGTACAAACAACAGTATTTATGGCCCATTGACATGAATAACTAAGATGATAAGAAGATTTTTCTCCAGGAGCATATATCATATTAACACTTTGTTTGTCCCTATATGTTGTTTCAAAATAGTTATTGATAAAGCTTTGGGTTAGTAAATGATCCCAATTATTAGTCTTAACAGGACTTAAAATTCTATTTGGATACTTTAAATCTTTAACATCTTTACCCTTGCTAACCATTAGTAATTTATTATATATATTGTAATATGTATCATAATAAGACAAGACTACTTTTTTAGGGTTTTTATTATTTGTAATATCTAATTCAAATCGAATAGGTCCAAATGAGTCTACATTAGTTAAATCTATAACTTTACCGGCAGTATTGCTGTTGTAAGTTAATTCTGTATAGCCAATACTATATGATTTGAATGATGGTATCCAATTAGAATCTGAAGAAGGCAGCCCTTGAACATTATATGATGCATAAATTCTTCCACCAGTAACGGCATAGTTACTTTTTTCATTTAACGTAAATTTGTATTGTGATCCTTTTGGCATTATAACAATGTTACCGTCATGGGTTGGGAGCTCTCCTCCTAAAGCACTAGGTTTAGGGTCGTGCCAATTATGTATTAAAAATGTGCTTTGCTTTGGATCAGTATACGTATGCATTTTGCCTGGTTTACCTGTTGTTGCTGTGAGGTATATTGTTTCATTAGTGTTATTTTGAACAGTAACTGGAAGAGTACCCTTTGTAGGGGTAGATGTTGTTTGTTTAGGGGTAGATGTTGTTTGTTTAGGGGTAGATGTTGTTTGTTTAGGGGTAGATGTTGTTTGTTTAGGGGTAGATGTTGTTTGTTTAGGGGTAGATGTTGTTTGTTTAGGGGTAGATGTTGTTTGTTTAGGGGTAGATGTTGTTTGTTTAGGGGTAGATGTTGTTTGTTTAGGGGTAGATGTTGTTTGTTTAGGGGTAGATGTTGTTTGTTTAGGGGTAGATGTTGTTTGTTTAGGGGTAGATGTTGTTTGTTTAGGGGTAGATGTTGTTTGTTTAGGGGTAGATGTTGTTTGTTTAGGTGAGTAATTTGGTAATACTTTGCCATTAACTTTCATAGTACTACCAATATTTCCCCAAATAGGTATTTGTATCGGGCAGTTACCTGTAACTGTTTTTATTTGACTACTATCAGAAGTGAGAATTATTGTCATTGTACATTGACCATTTTCCCCCTGTGTTAATGTTAAATTAGCTTTATTATTAACAAATGTTGTTTTACAAGGGAAGGCATAGCCATTTCGTAAATTATTGCTATGTACTCCAGATATTTGTGGAGTACATGCACTACCAACTGTTATTGGTTTTGCTCCAGCAAGGGAAACTGTAGGTAGTATATAATAGGTAAAATTTCTCTTTTGTTCAGTAGCAGATAAGTTACTTATAGGTAAGAAACATAAAGAGGTTACAAGTGCAATTGATAGATTAGTAAGCTTGTTTAACATGATAATACCAAAGGTTTTATAATACATATAAATTAGTATAGCAAATTTAAAAAATAGTTGTTTATTCTTTGTACACGACATAACGCATTAGACAGTAGAAAAATCTTTTAGAAATCAATAGGCTCATTGATAATAACAGTTTTCACAATCTTCTTCAGGGATAATGGAAATGAGATTAACCAATGAGCTAACAGGAAGTTTAAACAAATTTTTAAATTGGGACAAGCGAAGAATGGATTGTTTTGTTAATCTTTTAGTTGCTTTAATGATGGTACAAACAGTCAATTTGAAAAAGTTAGCTAATGTAATGCCATTAAAAGTTAAGGTAGACTCAACCTATCGTCGCTTACAACGCTTTTTTAGCCAGTTTCATATTGACTATGTCAAATTAGCACAACTGATTGTATCCCTATTTGGCTTTAACCGAGGCAAACATTATTTAATTTTAGATAGAACTAATTGGAAATGAGGAGATCGTAATATTAACGTATTATTTCTTTGTATGGCTTACAAACGAATAGCTGTTCCCATATTTTGGCTTTCGCTTAATAAAAGAGGTAATTCTTCAACTCGAGAGCGTATTGCTTTAATTGAACGTTTCATTAGTGTTTTTGGCACAAAGCATATTGCTGGTATTTTAGGTGATCGAGAGTTTGTAGGAAAAAAATGGTTTAGTTACTTAAAAGATCGACAATTGCCTTTTTACATACGAATCAAAAGAAATAATAAAACAAAAGACCCAAAAGATGGAACTACCGAAATTGCTCGTTTATTTAGAAGTTTATCATTTCAAGAGGCAATATTACTTAAAGGAAAGCGACTACTTTATGGCCATCAAGTATTTGTAACTGGGGCAAAGATTGAAGGTGATTATCTAATTGTAATTAGTAACAAAAAACCACCTAAACATAATTCATTAGAAGCCATTGACATTTATGCAATTAGATGGCGAATAGAGACATTATTTGGGTGTTTAAAATCCAGGGGTTTTAACTTTGAAGATACTCATATCACCCACAGAAAACGAATTAAACAAATGATCGCTGTACTGACTATTGCTTTCTGTTGGGCTCAACTTACTGGACAATGGCGTTGTAATAATGAGAAGAAAATTATAATTAAAAAGCATGGGCGCCCTCAACATAGTGTATTTAGATATGGTTTAAATTGGATTAATGAAAAACTATTTAAGCGAGGTCAGCAGCTGCAAGTACTAACAAAAATAACACTTCGAATATTTGATATTGGGATAGATAGAGCTATGAATCAATGGTTATAGGAGATATGTCGTGTACAGAGTGTTTATTTTTAAAATCACACTACATGACACCTACCAGAGCCATTCTTTGACTAATTGATATTTTAGGTTTAAATGTAGCTTTGATAATATTACAGATATACTCTGAAGAATTAATGGCTCTAGCTAGCGATTTAGCAATAGTTTCAGTACCAATTTTAATCAAAGACTTAGCTTTAAATCCATGCTTTTTAATTTTAATAGGTTTAATGCTTTCTAATATTTCACCTGTACGATAAGACCATATTAATGCAATGGATACAACAAACATAAGCCTTGAAAGTTTTTGCATATCAGTTAAGTGGGTATTCTCAAAATTAAAACCACGTTTTTTAATAGCTGAAAAAAATGACTCAATCTCCCATCTTATTTTATATTGATCGAGTGCATTTAGGTTAAACTCTCTAGTTACAACAATAACTAATTCATCTGTAGGCAGTCGCAGTCCTGAAACATATAAATCGCACCCTACTATACACTTTGTATTATGAAGTGTTCTTGCTTGTGAAGCTTTAAGAGTTAGAAATAATTTTGAAATCTTTTTATTAGAAGCTAGATAATTACCTTTGGCTCGAATAATAAATTTAACTTGTTTGCTAGACAAATAAGCTATCCAATTTCCATCAATAAATTCACGATCACATAAAAGTGTTTTAATTCTAGTTGCAGGAATAAATTCAAGTAGTTGATCAAATAGTCTCTGCCTATCAATGGCTTTTGAGTTACCTCTCTTTCGCTGAGGAAGCAGTGACCAAATCACAGGAATTGCAACACCTTTATAAGCAATAGCAATCATTAGAAAATTAATATGTACCTTGCCAAACTTCCAGTTAGTTCTATCCATGCATAATATGACTTGATCAGATAAATTGAAAATGGTGTCGACTAGTTTCCAGAGGCTAAGAAAAGATATTTCAAACCTTGTGATAAAACGTTGAAGACGTCTATAACATGACGTAGTTGATGCTTTTGATGGAAAGCATTTAGCAATTTGTGAAAGATTAACATCATTTATTATCTGTAGGGCAATAATAAAGTAAGTTAGGCATTCAGTATTCCAAAAAGATAAGTTAAAATAGTGCTTCAGTGACTGTTGTAATTCATTGATGTGTTTCATCATATCGCTCTTTTTTGTTTTTTGGCGATTATAAGAATGAACGATAACAATGAAAAATCAATGGGTTACACCGTTACTGTCGTGTAGTGTGTTTTAAAATAAAAGTGTTATTATGAACTTACTTCTTATGGAATTTGTGGAGACTGTTCACCCAACTGTGCTACCCTAAATCTCTAAATTTAACCTTCCAGAGAAGTATAGCTGATGCAGTTTAATAGACGGTTGTATGATCAACTTGAAAACCACGTTCTAACAATAATTCTTCAACATCTCGATAACTTAACGAATAAGACAAATATCAATGAATGGCTAACATGATGATCATTTTATTAAAATGACGCCACTTAAAACTGATCATTTAAAATACCCTGTACTTAATTTGGCAGAAGTTTAGCAAAGTGACAGTTTTTGCTTCATTTATTGCAGTTTCCATTGCATTTGTTGATTTCTGGGTTGATGCATTAAAATTAACGGCAAAATTAAAGGGGCGCTTAGTTGCAGGGTTTTTGGTCTTTGTGCCTTCTTATTTAGCTGTGACTTTTTGTGGCGATATTTTTATTCATGCTTTATCAATTTCAGGTTATTTTGGTTTAGTTTATGCTTTGTTAATACCTTCACTTGCAGCATTTAAAACTTATAAAAAAACAACCAATCATTTAGTTTTTGGTGGTAAAGGCTTACGAAGTGCATTGGTAGTTATAAGCGTAATAATTATGTTGATTACGATTACTTGGATAGTCTAAGCTTTGATGTCATCTGCATTAAAACCAATAAAAATAAGCGACAATGGTTAAACTGACAAATACAATAAAATCTAGTGGTAAGCCAACTTTAACAAAATCAAATAGGTGGTAGTTACCTAAGGTATAAATATAGGTATTGGTTTGATAGCCCATTGGTGTAGAAAAGCTAGCGGATGCACCAAACATCACAGCAGCAATAAAAGGTGTCGGCTCAAAGCCAAGGCTTAATGAGATTTGTATGACAATTGGTGTAATTAAAATAGCAACGGCATTATTGGTTAAAATCTCGGTTAATAATGTTGTAATAATATAGATAAACATAAAAAGAATAATTGGGTTGTCAATTTCAATCATGCTAAAAGCATGATGGACAAGATAGTGAATAATACCTAGATTATTAGCAGAGACAGATAGCGCAAGCATAGCATAGATTAAAAGAATTAGTTTCCATTCAACAGCTTTTAATGCTTCTTTAATGCCAATACATTGACAGGCTAAGACAACAATCGCACCGATAATGGCAAGAGAAGCAATATTAAATAGGTTAAAAGTAGCTAGAAGAACAATTAAAGCTAATACAATTAAAGCAATGGATGCTTTTTTAGGGTGAAATTTAACTGAATAGAGTTTTAAATCTTTACCATCTATAATTCGTGTATTAGGAATATAACGCGTACCAACAAGCAATAAATAGATTGTTCCAATCGCAGCTGCAATCATACCTGGAATGGTAATTTCAAAGATATTAAAACTTTGTAAGCCTAATGAGGTTGCAACATCGTTAGTAATAATATTAGTTGATGTACCAATTAAAGTGCACATACCACCGAGTATTGAAACATAAGATAGGGGGATTAAGAATTTAGCAGGTTTTTTTCGATTGGCTCTGGCAATTTTGGCAATGACTGGTGCCATGACAAGTACAATCGGTGTATTATTAATAAAAGCAGATAAAATTAATACGCATGCAAATGCACAAATCCATGTTAAGTATTGATTATAATCATTCAGTTTTAATATCCAGCGACCGATTTGATAGATAAGCCCTGTTTTTCTTAAGGCTGAAGTAATAATAAATAAGCAGATAATGGTAATTGGGCCACTATTAAGGGCGACATGTTTAACATCGTGTAAGCTTAAAGTTTGACTGATAAACAATAAAATTGCTGCACAGATAACAAT comes from the bacterium SCSIO 12844 genome and includes:
- a CDS encoding IS4 family transposase, encoding MAYKRIAVPIFWLSLNKRGNSSTRERIALIERFISVFGTKHIAGILGDREFVGKKWFSYLKDRQLPFYIRIKRNNKTKDPKDGTTEIARLFRSLSFQEAILLKGKRLLYGHQVFVTGAKIEGDYLIVISNKKPPKHNSLEAIDIYAIRWRIETLFGCLKSRGFNFEDTHITHRKRIKQMIAVLTIAFCWAQLTGQWRCNNEKKIIIKKHGRPQHSVFRYGLNWINEKLFKRGQQLQVLTKITLRIFDIGIDRAMNQWL
- a CDS encoding SLC13/DASS family transporter, with product MYLFQVVITIITLLIVLSAFISRRFSPYPIVICAAILLFISQTLSLHDVKHVALNSGPITIICLFIITSALRKTGLIYQIGRWILKLNDYNQYLTWICAFACVLILSAFINNTPIVLVMAPVIAKIARANRKKPAKFLIPLSYVSILGGMCTLIGTSTNIITNDVATSLGLQSFNIFEITIPGMIAAAIGTIYLLLVGTRYIPNTRIIDGKDLKLYSVKFHPKKASIALIVLALIVLLATFNLFNIASLAIIGAIVVLACQCIGIKEALKAVEWKLILLIYAMLALSVSANNLGIIHYLVHHAFSMIEIDNPIILFMFIYIITTLLTEILTNNAVAILITPIVIQISLSLGFEPTPFIAAVMFGASASFSTPMGYQTNTYIYTLGNYHLFDFVKVGLPLDFIVFVSLTIVAYFYWF
- a CDS encoding IS4 family transposase, producing MMKHINELQQSLKHYFNLSFWNTECLTYFIIALQIINDVNLSQIAKCFPSKASTTSCYRRLQRFITRFEISFLSLWKLVDTIFNLSDQVILCMDRTNWKFGKVHINFLMIAIAYKGVAIPVIWSLLPQRKRGNSKAIDRQRLFDQLLEFIPATRIKTLLCDREFIDGNWIAYLSSKQVKFIIRAKGNYLASNKKISKLFLTLKASQARTLHNTKCIVGCDLYVSGLRLPTDELVIVVTREFNLNALDQYKIRWEIESFFSAIKKRGFNFENTHLTDMQKLSRLMFVVSIALIWSYRTGEILESIKPIKIKKHGFKAKSLIKIGTETIAKSLARAINSSEYICNIIKATFKPKISISQRMALVGVM